One Bactrocera dorsalis isolate Fly_Bdor unplaced genomic scaffold, ASM2337382v1 BdCtg153, whole genome shotgun sequence genomic window carries:
- the LOC105226841 gene encoding larval cuticle protein A3A, with protein sequence MLKFILVACLLVQIAVAAPLDQAEAEEKAELERIQNESAQYSYGSNIEDNINDGAIQREETRDGTKVKGMYSYRDGYVMRTVYYEADENGYRVVKEDTQEIGDGPQFDENGEATVEGSLIPKYSIRLDKSDNEKHYKDSRTN encoded by the exons atgttgaaatttattttggttGCCTGTCTCTTAGTACAAATCGCCGTAGCGGCTCCCCTT GACCAAGCGGAAGCTGAGGAGAAGGCCGAATTGGAGCGTATCCAAAATGAGAGCGCACAGTACTCTTATGGCTCAAATATCGAGGACAACATAAACGACGGCGCCATTCAACGCGAAGAGACGCGTGATGGTACAAAG GTTAAGGGCATGTACTCGTACCGCGATGGTTATGTCATGCGTACCGTGTACTATGAAGCCGATGAAAATGGTTACCGTGTGGTCAAGGAGGATACCCAAGAGATCGGCGATGGACCACAGTTCGATGAGAATGGCGAAGCCACCGTCGAGGGTTCCTTAATACCCAAATACTCCATTCGTTTGGACAAAAGCGACAACGAGAAGCACTACAAGGATTCGCGAACCAATTAA
- the LOC105226840 gene encoding uncharacterized protein LOC105226840 isoform X1, with amino-acid sequence MFRHNGSSAFNTNNGNYRLFGGATFKVLLLLLLALVVMSNAQIGCPSSTKVLSCTPKCKQDTDCSAIGGKCCPNLCNERSCIQRNQLDQGNGNSKGGDKYSSGNSGAYCGNTKCSPYEKCEMDRSTKRQKCVRT; translated from the exons ATGTTTCGCCACAACGGATCGTCAGcatttaacaccaacaacggCAATTACCGTCTCTTTG GCGGTGCAACTTTCAaagtgttgctgctgttgttgttggcgttggtTGTAATGAGCAATGCACAAA TAGGTTGTCCCTCGTCCACGAAGGTGCTGAGCTGCACACCGAAGTGCAAACAAGACACCGATTGTAGTGCCATCGGCGGCAAATGTTGCCCGAATTTGTGCAACGAGCGCTCGTGCATACAGCGCAACCAATTGGACCAGGGCAATGGCAACTCAAAGGGTGGCGACAAATATT CCAGCGGCAACTCCGGCGCCTACTGTGGCAACACTAAATGCAGCCCCTATGAGAAATGCGAAATGGATCGCTCGACAAAACGTCAAAAATGTGTCAGAACTTAA
- the LOC105226840 gene encoding uncharacterized protein LOC105226840 isoform X2: protein MFRHNGSSAFNTNNGNYRLFGGATFKVLLLLLLALVVMSNAQSCPSSTKVLSCTPKCKQDTDCSAIGGKCCPNLCNERSCIQRNQLDQGNGNSKGGDKYSSGNSGAYCGNTKCSPYEKCEMDRSTKRQKCVRT from the exons ATGTTTCGCCACAACGGATCGTCAGcatttaacaccaacaacggCAATTACCGTCTCTTTG GCGGTGCAACTTTCAaagtgttgctgctgttgttgttggcgttggtTGTAATGAGCAATGCACAAA GTTGTCCCTCGTCCACGAAGGTGCTGAGCTGCACACCGAAGTGCAAACAAGACACCGATTGTAGTGCCATCGGCGGCAAATGTTGCCCGAATTTGTGCAACGAGCGCTCGTGCATACAGCGCAACCAATTGGACCAGGGCAATGGCAACTCAAAGGGTGGCGACAAATATT CCAGCGGCAACTCCGGCGCCTACTGTGGCAACACTAAATGCAGCCCCTATGAGAAATGCGAAATGGATCGCTCGACAAAACGTCAAAAATGTGTCAGAACTTAA